A single genomic interval of Parachlamydia acanthamoebae harbors:
- a CDS encoding alpha/beta fold hydrolase — MSIFFICGCSSREKRVEVKKAKVGDVELAYYTRGSGEPLVMLMGFRGTMAMWDPALLEILENKYQLILFDHRGVGLSSDTPNNLTTIPQMAEDTVNLIKYLGLQKVHILGWSMGSRIAIEMGLKFPEMVDCMILCSPNPGGKFQEARKSHAYTDLTSAELDEQQVLSLIFPATKEGESAAIGFAMRTADAIISGRVPNDIQISTQTIERQVEALKQWDEDDHYYEDLSNIKVPTLVTGGVKDELDSPKNVSKVACRIPFAWSAYFPHAGHAFLSQNYQHFAELVTLFIESNKK, encoded by the coding sequence ATGAGCATATTTTTTATATGTGGATGCAGCAGTCGTGAGAAACGTGTTGAAGTCAAAAAAGCTAAAGTGGGAGATGTTGAATTAGCTTATTACACACGAGGCAGTGGAGAACCTCTAGTCATGCTGATGGGTTTTAGAGGGACGATGGCGATGTGGGACCCTGCACTGCTTGAAATATTAGAAAATAAATATCAGCTTATTCTTTTTGATCATCGTGGAGTTGGGTTGTCATCTGACACTCCAAATAATTTAACAACGATTCCCCAAATGGCTGAAGATACGGTAAATCTAATTAAATACTTGGGTCTTCAGAAAGTGCATATTTTGGGGTGGTCAATGGGGTCAAGGATTGCAATTGAAATGGGTCTTAAATTTCCGGAAATGGTCGATTGTATGATCTTGTGTTCTCCTAATCCAGGGGGCAAATTTCAAGAAGCCAGAAAGTCACATGCCTACACAGATTTAACGTCAGCAGAATTAGATGAGCAGCAGGTTTTGTCTCTTATTTTTCCTGCAACGAAAGAAGGGGAATCTGCAGCTATTGGGTTTGCCATGAGAACGGCTGATGCTATTATTAGTGGTCGTGTGCCAAATGATATTCAAATAAGTACCCAAACCATAGAGAGACAAGTTGAAGCATTAAAACAGTGGGATGAAGATGATCATTATTATGAAGATCTCTCCAATATCAAGGTGCCAACTTTGGTAACGGGAGGAGTAAAAGATGAATTAGATTCTCCAAAAAATGTCTCTAAAGTTGCTTGTCGGATTCCTTTTGCATGGTCTGCTTATTTTCCACATGCTGGACATGCCTTTCTTTCACAAAATTATCAACACTTCGCAGAATTGGTGACTTTATTTATTGAATCCAATAAAAAATAA
- a CDS encoding aldo/keto reductase, translating into MEYKFLGKTGVQVSSLCMGTMTFGKEADEATSAAIYKRCREAGINFFDTADVYCEGISEQILGKLIQGERENIVLASKVYFQAGKDMNQHGLSRRHIFHSIEGSLRRLKTDYLDIYYLHRFDDFTDLEETLYAFNDLVRQGKVLYLGVSNFAAWQIMKGLGISAREHLARFACMQPMYNLLKRQAEVELFPMALAENLAVFPYNPLAGGVLSGKYLKKRDEGRLAINKVYELRYGKVAGEKEVIDFIAFAKAKNLDPVSLAISWVASHPAVTAPILGARSVAQLEPALRSIDIKMTEGLRKELSALTVEPPSATDRSEERIPENNFK; encoded by the coding sequence ATGGAATATAAATTTTTGGGAAAAACTGGGGTACAGGTTTCATCATTATGCATGGGGACCATGACATTTGGAAAAGAGGCTGATGAAGCCACTTCTGCTGCGATTTATAAACGATGTCGCGAAGCTGGCATTAATTTTTTTGATACCGCAGATGTGTATTGTGAAGGTATTTCGGAGCAAATTTTGGGAAAGCTAATTCAAGGAGAACGAGAAAATATTGTTTTAGCCAGCAAAGTGTATTTTCAAGCAGGTAAAGACATGAATCAACATGGTTTATCCAGGCGCCATATTTTTCACTCCATAGAAGGAAGCCTTAGAAGACTAAAGACCGACTACTTAGATATCTATTATTTACACCGTTTTGACGATTTCACGGATCTCGAGGAAACGCTTTATGCTTTTAATGATCTTGTGCGCCAAGGAAAAGTTTTATATCTCGGTGTAAGCAATTTTGCAGCCTGGCAAATTATGAAAGGTTTGGGGATTTCAGCGAGGGAGCATTTAGCCCGTTTTGCTTGCATGCAGCCCATGTACAATCTTCTTAAGAGGCAGGCTGAAGTGGAATTATTTCCGATGGCTCTTGCTGAAAACTTGGCTGTGTTTCCTTACAATCCGCTGGCTGGTGGAGTGTTATCGGGAAAATATTTAAAAAAGAGGGATGAGGGGCGTTTAGCAATTAATAAAGTCTATGAATTGCGTTATGGAAAAGTGGCAGGAGAAAAAGAAGTCATTGATTTTATTGCATTTGCCAAAGCAAAAAATCTCGATCCAGTAAGCTTAGCGATTAGCTGGGTTGCTAGTCACCCAGCTGTGACAGCTCCCATATTAGGAGCACGCAGCGTAGCGCAACTCGAGCCCGCACTTCGATCTATTGATATTAAAATGACTGAAGGATTGCGAAAAGAGCTCAGTGCTCTCACTGTAGAGCCTCCATCAGC